The Salminus brasiliensis chromosome 4, fSalBra1.hap2, whole genome shotgun sequence nucleotide sequence AGAATGAAAACTTACAGTCACACTGGCCCTCCGTGGATGAGATTAGACACCCCTCGTCTAGGTCAATAACCATTTAGTAGACTTTGTTTTAATAGTAAGTCTGGTGTTCAGTAAACTTCTTCATTATCAGGCTATACATTAAGATTACCATGTTTACCACACAGTTTTTCAAAGTCTGAAATGTGCAACACCTCCACTGCACAAATATTGTGTTTACCTCTGAATGAGATGCTCTTGTTTACATCCCATTCTAAGTCCCACTGTGAAGCTATACATACAGTAGGAAACTGCTTACATGAGGCTGGACGTAATCCTGAGCCTTCaagtaaatacaaataaaaatgtctaaACTGTTATAGTTACCTCGCTAAGCCTGCAGCACTCCTCCATGTACTCGTCCAGACTGTCACTCGTTGTGCTTTTCCTTAGCGGCTGGTGTTGCAATTCCACCCCCGTGTTGCCGTCATAAGCTTCAATGGAATGCCTCCTTGACCCTGTATCCTCAGCAACTtcactctctgctctctcctcCACTGTGTCTGCACATACCAAAGCATCCTCGTGGATCTCAGAGATGTCCCCTAAGGTTTCATGTCCTGATCTTTCTGAATCTCCTGTGGCTTCCAGTAAAACACTATCAGTCTGGTCCTCTGGTCTACCTTCTAATATCGTCAGTTCATCTTCTTGGGTGTATGTGCCAGAGGTTTGCTCAGTCTCTAAAGAACTTGCACTCTGTTCTAGTAAGAGAATGGGAGAGCTGGAGGGTAAGGGAGGGTTCAGCGTGCCGGAGTCACACGAAGACTCTCTACTGTGAACAACAAAGCTGTGCTCTGAACCTGTTGGAGTGGATGGAGAGTTGGCTCCACTGGGCATCTCTACCCCAGAGTCCTCGGATTCAAATTTGTACAAAATTGGCAGCTTGGAATCTGAGAAAATTGCAGATAAATAGTCTTTCTTGGACTCTTCCATATTTGGCGGGGCACTGTGGACAGAGATGACTTCTTCGGCATGAAGAGGTACAGAAACGTCCTGCTCCGACACAGACATGGACACAGTGGACACAGAGTCCTCAGCAATCAAAAGTTTCTCCTGGAAGTTGTTGAAGAGCTTCATCTTGGTTAGCACAACCTCATTTTCTAAAGCCATATCCCCTTTGCCTGCAAGAAGAAGACATCTTTTTATTTACAAGCTCAAGTTTAATCATTATACATCATGTTGTGtgctaataaaatataaatatctaaaaaaatGTTGCATGATGGAGCTGCATTCCAGTTTTGCATAGctgaggaaggaaggaaaaagAGGAATGTGTGACCGCCCAACTCTTGAGTAAATTATTAAACAAATGGTACTCGTGGTCTTTACACAACATCACATCCAGACCACTGAAACGGGACTGCATTTCATATGCATCTAAACATTGTAATTGGCTGAAGATCCAACAGTTCTTAATGACAGAGAACACAAAGCACAAGTATTTGAAAAATGCTTTATAGTCCTAGAAGGACCGCagcattatctttttttttgttctttgggGAGATTTATAGCTAATTCCAAACTCTCAGTGCACAGTCCAGCTCTCAGCATTTAAATTATATAAGAAGACATGTATTCAGAATATCTCTCACGGTGCTGAAAGCTTATCTCTACCTATAAAGCATTCTTGCAGCGAATGCAGCGAAGCCATAACTACGCCTGTGTGCTGTAATGTCAGGCTTTGATCAGTTGGGTCAGTTAATGCTATTATGTGGTTCAATCATATATGACATATCTTATTTGTAGCCATCAGTAATCTGATATCTTTCAGGTGTCTGTCaaatatttatctttttttttctggaaaagTGTGAGGTTGGTAGGTTCTATAGACATGACCACTcctaaaagtaaaagtaaaatcgACACTCCACCTTCTAAGCTTCTAAGCTAACATCACTGGTGGAAAAAGGTGGTAGGATTACAGACAGAATCTCAATTAGGCATGTGTCTACATTATGGATACTACTATAAACATAACTGGGCATTTCAGTAATCCACTATGAATGCAACAAAAAAATCGTATGATTTGGCtgtttttcaggagttcttgAAAATAATCATAACCACTTTGTTTGTTGTTGGTTCTGTCAATGAAATCACAATCTGTTGTTTTCAGTATCtcagtcaataaaaaagtcCACCCATATTTTCCCTGAGAAAAGAATCTGTTGTGATAAAGTTGTTTTCAGATTGGATAGCGGCTCTGCGAAAACAATGATAGCGTTTCAATCATGTGAGGTCATAAAAACCTTGCTTCTGGCCCACGTTCCCATTGAAAACAACGGCTGTGTTTTCTCAGCTTTTTCTCATGGACTCTCCTGACAGAAACCCTCAGGCTTTCAATATAAGCGCCATAACATAAACCTGAATAGCATGTGCTCCTGACCACCAGTATCATTCATTTCATGGGACAAAGCATGATAAGCTTTGATAATGTTTAACACTGTCTAAAGGTTTGTAGACATCTGCTCAACCAATGTGTATTCTGAAATTAAGGAAATGAATAGGGAGTTGGTCCCCAGCCTCTACTGGGAAGGCAttatactagatgttggaaAGTTGCTGTGAGAATGttattgcatttagccacaagaacaccagtgaggtcatgtactgatgttgggtgatcagtTCAGGATCACAAACACCCACTTTAACTCAAGGAGCTCAACTCTGGGCAGCTTTTTTCAGTCCAAACAAGCGTGCTATATATCATAGTTAGGAGAAGGGTTATTTTATAATAGTAGAACACTTTTTAACATTGTataaaatcttttattttttagtttaatATCAGAAacatttaaccaaacaaataacCTTTTACCTCAGTGTACAACCCCTCTAACAGTCAAACTGAACAGAGAGTCCTTCTCTGTTTTTTCCTCCATGATCAGAATTCTTCGTCATTTGTTTGACACTATGACTTTAAGCCACATGTGGAAAGTATTCTCTCTCTTGCCCTGAAGACTATGCTGTTCAATAAGTGTTTTAGTTGAGGACAATCACATTTCCTGTTTTGGAAAGTATTGGAAACACAGGGAAATGATTTACATTGTGGTATAATCAGAATGTCTTTCAGCGTTTCTTTCCCAACTTTACTGTGTACACAATTACTTAGCTTACGTCATTAACTGTGGAAAAGTGGACTTTAATtactttagcattagcattttacTCATCTAGACAGTATTtcctgttgttattgttggaaTTGAAGACTAGGTGGATGTGCTTTGCTTAATCCTTCAAGAATAACTAAAGTTCACAGCTTTCTTGGACAAAACGTGGTGCAGGATGATGCCTGTAGATATGTTAGATGTACAGGTCCACAGCagaaacagtagaaacattCTAGATGCTGATAATTCTGTGTCAGAGGGGCTGTGATAATCCTGTAATTGGCCTTATCATGTCATGCTCTGCTAAATCTGGTGTTATCACTCAGAGCGCAATGAGCACGGTCAAATTTTTCACCGTGAAGCAAGATAAACTAATTGAGAAGGTCAAAGAACCGAGAGGACAATCTAAAGAAAGTAGTGTCTCACAGCTATTTAAAACACTGATAATTATACTATATACAAGTGGATTGGATAACACAGTCAAACATGCAGTAATTGGATTCTTGAAACTGAGGCCCCAGAAGCAAAGTAGCTAATTCTCTTTAAGGGGTCAATTAGAAAGGTCCACTCAGCCAGATACTCATGAAGCGGTGAATGCCAGCCCGAAAATACAGAACTGCTGATGGCGGAGCATTTTTTGGTGCCACTCTCTAGGAAAAAGCAATCTGCATCGTAGTCCCCCTGGGTTTTCAATTAACATCCCGGAGACCTGGCTGACGGTACAGAGAGATCAAACAGGCCCTCAACCAGCCCCTGGCAGGCAGGAATGTGAGTAATGCTGAGTTCCTGTGTGGACCGGAGTATGAATGcattaaaaatacaaacaagcaaaaaagcAGGTTAATACCATTGTTGGCTGGGAATGAGACCCACATTTTTCCACTTCTTATCGCCCTGGAGGTTTTACGTCCGCAAGTGAATTATTTCAAAAGCATCAGAATCCAGAAAAGCCAGGCAAATATTTAGAGATAACCATGTTTACATTCTCTCCCAGTTTTCAACGCActgaaaaaactgttttatgTACTGCTTCAAGCTTGTTTTCCTGcccaactttttttttcaattgtGAAGCAGAACTTTCTTTTTGCTATGTCCCACCTGGAGCAGTTGTTTTGCCTCAGGGGGAACTGATTTTTCTCTGTGTACTGCTGGCAAATGCCTCACATTTTTAAGCTGATAAAACACTCAGTCCTCACTCAAGAGTTCAGGAGTTATGGAGACTTCTGTTTTTGGTTTTTCAACTTCAGCAGTGATTAGGAATGCAGGGACACTGATATGCCCCAGAAGGACATCATGGCTCGTGTTTTAAAGCAATCTCTAAGAACTTCTCCCTTGTGTAACTTGAAAATATTCAGATCCAAACATGCTTTCTCAATTATTTGCATTCTCTGGCTCATTCTTTTGATTGTGAACGTAGGAATGATTAGATGACTACtaatgaaaacatttaaaaccagAGGAATTCTCTGGTTGAGATGAGATAATTGACatatttctgctctctgttttTATCCACTTATAATTGGCGCTTTTGTAAAAATGCTTTAATTGCTGGTGCTTGGTTGTAAATTAGAGCATGATAGACTCAGTCTGGCTGACATTAACTCTACACTGATTGGTCTTCATAGAACTGTGTAATCAGACTAGCACTGTCTAAGTCTACAATGCTACCATCTGTTTGCGGTTGAACTGGACAGGTGTTACCTCCAGAAACACTCAACGTAAAGCTCTGACGTACCCCAGTCAAGCCATGCCTGGAAAAGACTACATATTTCATCACACACCATTTACAGAAGCGCTCTAACTGGATTTAATGATAGTATGTTTCAGATGGTTAAGATCTGAGGTCATTGACTCAGAATGTTAGACTCAGGCAACAAAAAGGTAACTTGTAAAATGTATGTACAAAAAACATAatttgacagttgttctttacattcagATTaatgtccaaatttcatgacgaatggaccagtagaaatgttacaatattcatttttcatttaccttttttccctctcctaTAATGTTGCTATTTTTTCAGATTTAGATGGGACAATTGCACCAGTTCTGAGAAAGTACCTCCTGAAAAGCCAATGGGAACAAGGTGCGTTCCCTGAGGCAGTAAAAAGCTCATGGTCTGCAGATTTACTCTTGAGTTGCAGTGACGAGCATGATAAAGAGGGAGATTATATGTAGTCTTTGGTGAAGTAGTCTGGCCTAAAGggattctgactctgaggtgaaTGCTGATGGAAAGCTTGCCTAAAGGCAGGGTGCGAATTACAGCGAGGTTTGGGGGTTGGATCTGACCTCCCTGCCCTCcaattaaaacttaaaaaagaAGGACAAGACAAATGTTTGGGATATATTTTTTAGGAAAGTAATTTTAATAGTAAACGCTAAAATACGCTCCTACAAATAACGATGCaacaaatggttatttgagtgatgccacagacgaaccacttttggttcctgaAATAACCATTTTGTTAAAGATCttggagtgtgaagaacctttcgtGAAAAATAGAGTTTGAGCAATATTCAACTAGTCCATTTATATTACGAATAGATGTGCGACATGTTTAAAgccttgtttgtttttagtaGGTGTATTGGGAAGGCCACAGGTTAAGATGCTTCTAAGCCTCAGGCAGGGTTGTCTACTGGCTTAGACTCTGAGATCCTGGGTGGCGAGAGGTCAGAGGCAGGCCAGGACAGGTCTGCTATTTTTGTGATAAAAGAGCTCAAGAGAAGGACAGAAGTCTGCAATCACTATGGGTGGCCAGACTGAATGACCACAGGTCCAAGTGTTATAAATCAGTAGGTTCTATCCTGCATATGAGTTGTTTTTTAAGGACTGCTTTCAGCCTTTCATTTCTGAATACATGATCAAAATATACGTCTGTATTCTGTCCGTGATGCCAACAGTTGGACTGATCAAGACTAAAGTGTTATTTGTGTTTCTTCATAAAGAGAACAAGACCAATTAGATGCCATTGAAAAATGTCAATGGATGTGTAGAAAACTAAATGTTCCTCATGGATTCTTGACATGGATGGTCAAGGAAAGAATTGTAATGAATTAATATAGAACCTCTACATAATGTTATAATAAAGTTTCTCAATCAATTAAAGCTTTTTCCTTAGATCATCCCAGTCCAATCCGAACCAatcaagaacatttaaaaaaaaaaaagccaaaagtaACACATGTTGAAGAATGTATtttctttaccttaaaaaaaatcattgacCAGCACTGTCAGTTTTTAAAATGCCAATGTGATTCATCACATCAGTCTGAAATTCAGAAGAAGCTTTGACTTTGGAGGTGGCTGAAAAATGGTTTGACAGAGTGACTGAGATTCTCTGGCCCTGTGGAACTCCTCACTTCAGGTGACAATGAGCAGACGTGACGTTTGATGAGGTGTGAAATACAGCTGCACACCTTCCTTCCCCCCTCGACCCTGTACCAAACACAGCAGACGCTTAGCACCTAtcgcctgtctgtctctcagcgCGATAATGGAGCATTTCCCCTCCAGTCTTTCACTCTCTTTGCCTCCTCCAAGGCTGGAATGGGAATCCTAAGGAGCCTTTCCAGAGACACATTATCAATGTGAGCTGGAAAAACCCGGTCTTTCATTATCTGACGCCGTTTGGATAAGAGAAGAATGTGCAAGAGCTGTAACTCCAGCATAGATTTCTTTAGATGCATTTATACCAACTGCTATGTTCTAAAAATCATCTTCCACTCTCACTGCTCCAAAATACCCCATAACCTCAACAAATCTGGAtgaattattagttattaatctCAAAGAGCCCATATCATGAAGAATCAAATTTTCACTTGGGTAAATTAAATAGTAAATTATAGtttttgctatttaaaaaatctgATAAGACTGTATCACTTTAGTTTGCCTATTTACACTGTTCACACAGTTCAGCCACTTTATAACCAATGTAAGTGGTACACTAAAGTCATACAAAGcttgctttttaaatgagaaacaaaactggGCCGCCAATCATAACAGAGatcatacattatatatatatttctgactGGTTTTGGTTTATACACCACCACATCACAAACACTGACCTCAGGAAAAAAAGTAGATGcaataaaaatgtaagaaatgagCCCTTTAACACTTACCACTGAGCAATGATATGAGTTACAGTGCAGACCAAAGTACAGGTCTTTGAGACTTAAAAGGGTTAAAAACCAGCTTGAATAATAACTCAGTACTGTTGAGAATTAGAGAGAATTTCAAACCCTGACTGATCAAAAGACACTGGAGAAGCCCTTAAAATCTCCCATTAACGGATGACAGTAAGTAATAGCATTAGCTATCAGTTTTCATTTCACCAATGAAGAATGACGCCATGTGCACTCTCATTAGCCTTAGGGTGGGGGTCTATGCTCAAATTCCTGAACACCTGAGTCACGTGTGTCGGCCCGCACCTACAGCCCGGGCCCATATATTAAGAATTCCACCAGAGTGCTGCTCTGCCTGGTTCTAGTTATGAGTCAGATATTTACTGGAACAGAATAGAGGTCACAATGTTTGGAGCTGTCATCTCACAAGCATCCACATCTGATGTCACTTAGTTTTCTAATGTGTGTTTAGCCTAGAGCTGAAACTGCTGATCACACGAGTGGCATAGCACTGCCTCGTAAATCAGTTATTCATGACGAAACCTGTAAGTAAAAAATGTGATTCACAGTAAAGTTCTGTGCACCATGCAACTGCTTGCTTAATGCTTCTCTTTCACAAGCCCGGCCTCACCCACAGAGGCAGGTCTAACAATACAATCTATATCCCTTCAAAGTGGAATTATGTCTTTTTACAGCTAAGAAAATAAATGCCATCATCAACAATGGCAAAAGACCTTGAGGAAGCTTACACTGAAATGTGCAAAATATCTGATGGCTATTTTGCAAGAGGTCTCCTGGTAGAGAAAAATATGCAAACATCTCATAATGAAGAAACAGAACTCAGAACCAGTTTATGCATGAATTAAATCAGTCACTTGTGTAGGTGTTCATGATTATACTTAAGACTGAGAATTTTTGTAGATTGGTTAACACACCATGTTTATAATCCAAAGTTTTTCAAGGAACCAAAGGTGGAGCTTCCTTATTCCATACAGCATCTTTAGTTGTAAGAGCGTAGATTTATAAGAGCAAtgaagtttttaaaaaatgacatgCAATTGtcagagaaaaagaaacttgAGTCATTTCTACAAATACTTACATTTCATAAAATCTCCTACACTCATTACTTTCTAACAACCTCAGATGCTGATGCTTCTAGTTGTTTGCCTAGACTATACACGCTGTTCCTTTACATAAACAACACATGCTTAATAAAAGAGAGTGCTTGCTAAATTAGATTTCTCCCTAATTAAAAGCTAACTGCTTGCTTTGTCTGAAGAATCTCATTTAAGCATTTAATTATTCACTGGTGATTTCACAGCTACAACAGAGAGGTCTATAAGGAGTCAGGCTTTGAGGTTAGTTAGACATTTCTACACTTCTACATCTTCACAGCAAACAGAGCATGAATGTGTAATTAAGAACTGTAAACaggaaaatgtgtaaaacactgAACAGATGTGCCTTCAGAATTTCTTAAAGATACACAATTCACAGAGTAGCTGCTTTAAAGGTATGGATCTAGAAAAGGTCAGGGTTTAATTAAGTACTAAGCTTCGGTTTGCTTCCAAATAGCAATTAAACACCTCAGCCAGACAAATTACTACCTTCACCAACAAATCCAGGTGTTGTACACAGCTGACGATGAGATGTAACATGATCCCgcataaacagaaaacagaaaggcaAGTGCTTACCTTTCCTCCATGGGGCAAGGATGGCAAATGACTTATGCCAGCTGAATGCCACGCTCGGTTTACGCTTCTTCAGGCTCATCTTGGGAGTCCACAACTGCGTTCCAAAAAGCCTTCAGTGATGAAAGGGAGGTAAACTCCTTTCTGAAGAAATTGCTTCAGATGCTCCTCATGTCTTGTTGATGTTATTTCCTCTGATTAAGGTGCTCAATATCTTGAGAGGTAAATGGCCAAAAAAGAGGTTCTGCTCCGCCGAGACATATTGCCTTATTCACTATTCGCCTAATGTATCTACCTGTCTGAGTGTAAGCTCTTGCCTGTAGGAGAGTATGTGATAGTGAGTGTCAGTCTCCGGCGCAGTCAGTGAGGAGAATGAAAGGGCCGGCCTCCTGCTCTAGCCCTCAGTGGTGGGGAGGAGGGGTGGCTGAGCATTAAGGGGAGGGAGGAGAAATGTGCAGGAGGACAGAACAGGGAGGGGATGTTACTTTGAAATAGAGTAGCAGTAAATAGAATATCTAGAGTCTCTTTTCAGTGGAaatctgaagaagaagaaggtgtTTGCTGCCAGCCTGTTAGGCAGGATGAGCTCATGTTTGGATGCAAATTCACAAGATTTTATTCAgcaaagaaacaaacacagaacTAGGGGCTAGGGTGGGTAAAAGGCTGATATATAAATGATGAATGTGATCAATTACGTCACAGTGTTCTGAGGTGTTCTGAGTTTTGGcagtgcttttaacactgatcaactgcataaGTACGATTTAGACAGATTGTAGAAAGCCTTAAACAACAGAAGCCGCCTATAGTGGCATCGTACATTGCATAAAAAAGCAGTTGTAGGGATGTTTCCTATTTTATCCTAGTTCTtattttatcagtttgaccaacTTACTTTTGTTACTTacgtttgtttttaatatttaatttgttGTTATTGTGCTAATTTTACTCCTGTACTGAACTGAACAAAAGTACTGTTTTTCATAGCCTTAAAAAATATGGCACCACAGTTTTGCTCATTTTATAAATTCCTAAGTAAAAAACTAAGTATTGTGATGTGTATAGAAATCTTGCTCATATAAATGAAGGCAAGTCCACACAAAGACCTTAAAGAAAGCAGGTATTACTATGAGGAAAACTGACAGCGGTAAAGGAGGACAGGACTGTCTGTTACACAGGCCAGGatatatgttaatgtacatGCAAAGACAACGTAAAGTCTACAAATAAAATACATCTTATCCTAAATACACATtctacatatacactatatggacaaaagtattgtgacacctgctcattcattgtttcctccgaAGTTGAGGGTCTCCACTGCCTAGAGAAGGCTTTTATCTAGATTCtgaagcattgttgtgaggatatgattgcattcaaagacaagtgtgttagtgaggtcaggatgctggatcatcaccaccccacctcattcccaactccccagctcattccaaaagtactggatgaagcaccataaTCAAAACACTGCAAAATGAAAAGTTCTTTTGATAAGCTCTAAAAAGATGATCAAGTAAACGGACATACTCTGGTCATAATTCAAGCCCTACACATAGTTTCCTCACTAGAAAGCCAAAATAAAGAAACAGAACTCAGCCACACCCACTCACTGCAGTCAGCTGAGCTACAATGACTGCCTTTCTCCATAACTCCCTCACGTTACCAGTTTAGTAGGAGGAATAGCAAGTTATCTGTTGGGAAAGGAATGCAGTATCTTGTGAAGCACTTCGTTGTTTTACAGAAAACACCACACAAGGTGTGAATAAACAGGGTTTCTTATACATGCCATGGTGATAATATTGACGGAGTATAAAAGCACAGTTTACATATATCAGATTTCTCCAGACAGCTGGATTCATTGTGTAGTTTTTGACATTGTTTTAGACACCTGATGCCCTATTGACTCACACTGTTGTTTTGGTAAGCAACAGGTGAGGATAATAGTGGGGGCAGCAGACAGAGAGGAGCGTCTCAGGAATGCCCTCAGGCACAGGATTAGGCTGTGAATGAGAAAGCAGTGCGTATGTTCAACAGGCCTTAACAATGCTGAAGTCTCCCGTTCTGCATCTTTCAAACCAAAATGTAATTAGCAGCTACAGTCTTGAGCACACAACACCCTGGATCATGACCCACCTGGCTATATATTCTTAGAGTTCATAGCGCGTACAGTGTATGCAGAATGCATATAAAGTCAACAAGACTTGCACAGGTATACATGATACCCTTGTGGATAACCACCAAAGAACTTGTGGCCAGTGGccagtttcccaaaagtatCTTAGAGAGAgttttcagtgtgatgctctcttgACCATTTAAGAATGATATTTCTTGAGGAAACCCATCCATGAATGGTAAcacattataataacaatatttattAGCTATTACTTCATAACTGGATAAACAAAGTAATCAAGTATTTTGAGTTATTTATCAATCACTTAATCTATTAGTTTGAAGATgtttctggattttttttttatttgactttcactggaaataaaaataaatctaaataaatatgtttaattaattaagctATACTCATTTATTCATGTCCATAAACCAATTACATAAATCAAATCTTTTACAACCacttttttacaactggtgttgtcacaaagctttacacaatcagtaattagtaaaaaggcAAACAATCAACAATATAAGACAGCATAAAGAACAATAAATTTCTTAATTAAATGTTGACATATTTTTATTGAGTGTAGTCAAATTAAAAAATTTCCTCTACACTGTTGACCcttatgttttttattaagagAGGGAAAGATCCATTCACAGATTCATGAAAAAAACTGTTCTGAAATATGTGATCGTGAGATCTGTCACCTGCAGTTTAAACTCAAATGCACCGGTTTGTTCTTCAGAACCCCATTGAGATATACTATGTGCACAAGGAGGAA carries:
- the LOC140554692 gene encoding uncharacterized protein; protein product: MSLKKRKPSVAFSWHKSFAILAPWRKGKGDMALENEVVLTKMKLFNNFQEKLLIAEDSVSTVSMSVSEQDVSVPLHAEEVISVHSAPPNMEESKKDYLSAIFSDSKLPILYKFESEDSGVEMPSGANSPSTPTGSEHSFVVHSRESSCDSGTLNPPLPSSSPILLLEQSASSLETEQTSGTYTQEDELTILEGRPEDQTDSVLLEATGDSERSGHETLGDISEIHEDALVCADTVEERAESEVAEDTGSRRHSIEAYDGNTGVELQHQPLRKSTTSDSLDEYMEECCRLSEVNQAQSNPLGSGLGYLEHICQLIEKIGQLQEHNLKLQKQICSLQKDAKMMKTKEDFFVQHCHCGAAGLAFQDLKRYSRSDYHSLAASNGTLSDLTTIPEGTRIPHRPGGRDGEGSCQSVVPMWRRGLNRRSYTEGETRYLSGSAEVLSASHRRVESYTWGRVKELVKKTRLRNQSRLGLSSSSLKRSCPQLYRPELGQIELSRRDRNSMIVLGHQKLDYHWLH